Proteins encoded in a region of the Perca fluviatilis chromosome 6, GENO_Pfluv_1.0, whole genome shotgun sequence genome:
- the LOC120561047 gene encoding uncharacterized protein LOC120561047, translating to MDANIGNRGRARGVRVRGGGRGGRGGRGRGRGRPRTVISDEIRATLVDHVVNHSLTMREAGQRVQTNLSRYTVASIIRTFRNEMRTERLPTQGGRERLMSPEQETEIINMVLENNAITLRQIQRKILENNEMFQNIDRVSLSTLDRVLRRNNLRMKQVYRVPFERNSERVKELRHNYVQRVLELEVAAVEHQFIFIDEVGFNLTKRRRRGRNIIGQRAIVEVPGQRGGNITMCAAITHQGVIHHHATLGPYNTAHLITFLDTLHHTLIPPDQVDGPEQLRYVVIWDNVSFHRAALVHNWFTAHPRFLVLYLPPYSPFLNPIEGVFLPGDGKYMTEIHQTRYTSSPSYGRREI from the exons atggatgccaacattgGAAACAGAGGCAGAGCCAGAGGAGTGAGAGTAAGAGGAGGAGGACGGGGAGGACGGGGAGGACGAGGACGAGGAAGGGGAAGGCCAAGGACCGTAATCTCTGATGAGATCCGAGCCACTTTGGTTGATCATGTGGTCAACCATAGTCTAACAATGAGGGAAGCTGGGCAAAGAGTACAGACAAATTTGAGCAGGTACACTGTAGCATCCATCATCCGGACTTTCCGAAATGAGATGAG aactgaAAGATTACCAACACAAGGTGGTCGGGAACGTCTTATGTCTCCTGAACAGGAAACTGAAATAATCAACATGGTCCTAGAAAATAACGCCATAACATTACGgcaaatacaaagaaaaatcCTAGAAAACAATGAGATGTTTCAAAATATTGATAGGGTAAGCTTATCAACACTGGACCGTGTCTTGCGCAGAAATAATCTGAGGATGAAGCAGGTCTACAGGGTGCCATTTGAACGCAATTCAGAAAGAGTCAAAGAATTGCGACATAACTATGTGCAA agagTCCTTGAGCTAGAGGTGGCTGCAGTGGAGCACCAGTTCATCTTCATTGATGAGGTTGGATTCAACCTCACAAAAAGACGAAGGAGGGGAAGGAATATCATCGGCCAGCGTGCCATTGTTGAAGTCCCTGGCCAGCGCGGAGGGAACATCACAATGTGTGCAGCGATTACCCACCAAGGCGTCATCCATCACCATGCTACCCTTGGCCCCTACAACACTGCCCATCTGATCACGTTCCTGGACACCCTACACCACACACTCATTCCACCAGATCAGGTAGATGGCCCAGAGCAGCTCAGGTATGTTGTCATTTGGGACAACGTAAGTTTCCACAGGGCTGCTCTGGTTCATAACTGGTTCACTGCCCACCCACGCTTTTTAGTCCTTTATCTCCCTCCATATTCTCCATTCCTCAATCCTATTGAGGGAGTTTTTCTGCCTGGAGATGGAAAGTATATGACAGAAATCCACCAAACGCGGTATACCTCTTCTCCAAGCTATGGAAGACGGGAAATATAG